A part of Candidatus Babeliaceae bacterium genomic DNA contains:
- a CDS encoding type II toxin-antitoxin system RelE/ParE family toxin codes for MEKVIIWVGSSKNDLMSLSEDVIDAIGYALYYAQTGNKHDDAKVLKGFHGASVIEIIADDRAGTYRAVYTVKFKEVVFVLHIFQKKSKSGISTPKKELGLIENRLKQAEELYKEYLKRFKE; via the coding sequence ATGGAAAAAGTAATTATATGGGTAGGTTCAAGTAAAAATGATTTAATGTCTTTATCTGAAGATGTTATAGATGCTATCGGGTATGCCTTATATTATGCGCAAACAGGAAATAAGCATGACGATGCAAAAGTGCTTAAGGGATTCCATGGCGCAAGTGTTATTGAAATAATTGCCGATGATAGAGCGGGAACGTATCGTGCGGTGTATACGGTGAAGTTTAAGGAAGTGGTATTTGTATTACATATATTTCAAAAAAAATCGAAAAGTGGTATTTCGACTCCAAAGAAAGAGTTAGGACTTATAGAAAATAGATTAAAGCAGGCCGAAGAACTATATAAAGAATACTTAAAAAGATTTAAAGAATAA
- a CDS encoding helix-turn-helix transcriptional regulator: MNNKDFEISSGNIFADLGVSNPEERLAKAKLAMQISILIKKKRLSQKDAAEFLGIDQPKISALYKGKLAGFSLERLFRFLNILGQEIIIKIAPKTKAKKTSNITVNLQKIKPKPTSAEVAPRSAVLAKKK; encoded by the coding sequence ATGAATAATAAAGATTTTGAAATAAGTTCAGGCAATATTTTTGCCGATCTTGGTGTTTCAAATCCTGAAGAACGTTTAGCTAAAGCAAAACTTGCTATGCAAATTAGTATTCTCATTAAGAAAAAACGTCTTAGTCAAAAAGATGCTGCGGAATTTCTTGGCATTGATCAACCAAAAATATCTGCACTGTATAAGGGGAAATTAGCTGGTTTTTCTCTTGAACGACTTTTTCGTTTTTTAAATATACTTGGACAAGAAATTATTATTAAAATTGCTCCAAAAACAAAAGCAAAAAAGACATCAAATATTACGGTAAATCTTCAAAAAATAAAACCAAAACCTACCAGTGCTGAAGTAGCGCCTCGTTCAGCTGTATTGGCTAAAAAGAAATGA
- a CDS encoding glycosyltransferase translates to MAHINIVHIISSLEQGGAQKVLDLLMRNLPQDMYKHHVIFFHDGPYKKHFNSMGITTYSISGFITRYDPVFSLRLFLLIKKLKPDILCGALWAANIYARCIGYALNIPVISTLHALPEHEGAFKNWLTRMAPHATRYCAVSPSIKKSFEYNCPTAHIITIPNGIACMRSALCRKKNKKIFTIGSVGRFVPVKNYHLLIASFKEIYTTCHHTRLILIGHGPLEQNLKNYAQELDIGHAVTFIINKPADAYYNKFDCFVQSSDYEGISMALLEAMSHKLPVIVTGVTSTGINNHDVIENYHDGIIIPSRNQEALTHAIKEFMYNPDLRSTCARNGYNKVITTYTTTTMCTSYHRIFTELIYP, encoded by the coding sequence ATGGCGCACATTAACATTGTTCATATTATATCAAGCTTAGAACAAGGCGGCGCTCAAAAAGTACTCGACTTGCTTATGCGCAACCTGCCACAAGATATGTATAAACATCACGTTATTTTTTTTCATGACGGGCCCTATAAAAAACATTTTAATAGCATGGGCATAACAACGTATAGCATATCGGGATTTATAACACGTTATGATCCTGTTTTCTCGCTACGCCTGTTCTTACTTATAAAAAAATTAAAGCCTGACATATTATGTGGTGCATTATGGGCAGCAAATATCTACGCACGCTGCATTGGATACGCGCTGAACATACCCGTAATTTCTACACTACATGCACTACCAGAACATGAAGGCGCTTTCAAAAATTGGCTTACCCGCATGGCGCCTCATGCAACACGTTATTGCGCCGTATCACCGTCTATCAAAAAATCTTTTGAATACAACTGCCCCACTGCACATATTATTACTATACCTAATGGCATAGCATGCATGCGCAGCGCGCTATGTAGGAAAAAAAATAAAAAAATATTTACGATAGGCAGTGTCGGTAGATTTGTGCCAGTAAAAAATTATCACCTACTCATAGCAAGCTTTAAAGAAATTTATACAACATGTCATCACACGCGCCTGATACTCATAGGCCACGGCCCGCTTGAACAGAATCTCAAAAACTACGCGCAAGAACTCGATATTGGCCACGCCGTTACGTTTATTATTAACAAGCCTGCAGATGCCTATTACAACAAGTTTGATTGCTTTGTGCAATCATCTGATTATGAAGGGATCTCTATGGCGCTGCTAGAAGCCATGAGCCACAAACTCCCCGTTATAGTAACCGGTGTTACCAGTACTGGTATTAATAATCACGATGTTATAGAAAATTATCACGACGGCATAATTATCCCCTCGCGCAATCAAGAAGCACTCACACATGCAATTAAAGAATTTATGTATAATCCCGACCTGCGCTCAACCTGCGCCCGCAATGGCTACAATAAAGTTATAACAACCTACACAACAACAACTATGTGCACCAGCTATCACAGAATTTTTACAGAACTAATATACCCCTGA
- a CDS encoding AMP-binding protein — protein sequence MTELERFNRFYNGFHDSNGSLIYAAELLERSARTWPNNIALICQNERITYQDLYNQATAFSERLEADGIKNGDKIIILCDNSIAFFIAYYGIWQTGAIVIPLNTFLHEHELAHVFNDSQPQALFISKKYSTKISDATKSSIKIYSEDDLAHLEHKNNNYSIKRRGPDELAALLYTSGTTGLPKGVMLSSRNILTNTAQAAANFNVTEGGEIIFGVLPLFHSYSQNSCLWTGIMGGATIIIVPKIDRRALKEALQHNPTVVLGIPVLYGLYCHLRDISFPRVKYFICGGDALPDKIRMGFELIFKRKLCNGYGLTETSPFISLNTEDATLPTNTIGKPVSGISIELRNNNNQPVKQGDIGVLWVKGNNVMLGYYNAPEATAHVLQNNWLNTGDLAVMDTCGRLIICGREKDLIVNKGIKIYPQEIENIIMSHALITAVGVVGMDYHGDQIPVAFVATKEKLASISDTLIAELEQLCKNNLAPYKVPRRFFVEQELPMTATGKIDKKILREKLSHNTK from the coding sequence ATGACAGAGCTAGAACGTTTTAATAGATTTTATAATGGCTTTCACGATAGCAATGGATCACTGATATACGCGGCAGAATTATTAGAGCGCTCCGCTCGCACGTGGCCCAACAACATTGCACTCATCTGCCAAAATGAACGCATAACCTATCAAGACCTCTATAACCAGGCAACAGCTTTTAGCGAACGCCTTGAAGCAGACGGCATTAAAAACGGTGACAAAATTATCATACTCTGCGACAATTCTATAGCCTTTTTTATTGCGTATTATGGAATTTGGCAAACAGGTGCAATCGTGATACCTCTCAACACATTCTTACATGAACATGAACTCGCCCATGTTTTTAACGACTCACAGCCACAAGCATTATTTATTTCCAAAAAATATAGCACCAAAATTTCTGACGCTACAAAATCAAGCATAAAAATATATTCCGAAGATGATCTCGCACATCTTGAACATAAAAACAATAATTATTCCATCAAAAGACGCGGCCCTGACGAACTTGCCGCCCTGTTGTATACATCAGGAACAACAGGCCTTCCAAAAGGCGTCATGTTGAGCTCCCGCAATATTTTGACCAACACCGCTCAAGCAGCGGCAAATTTTAATGTTACAGAAGGTGGGGAAATTATTTTTGGCGTACTCCCGCTTTTCCATAGTTATTCACAAAATTCCTGCTTATGGACCGGCATCATGGGCGGAGCAACTATTATCATTGTTCCCAAAATAGATCGCCGTGCACTTAAAGAAGCGCTCCAGCACAATCCAACGGTTGTTCTTGGCATACCAGTACTCTACGGTTTATACTGCCACCTTCGCGATATTTCATTCCCACGAGTTAAATATTTTATTTGTGGAGGAGACGCACTCCCCGATAAAATTAGAATGGGTTTTGAACTTATTTTTAAAAGAAAATTGTGTAATGGTTATGGCCTCACCGAAACATCGCCATTTATATCGCTGAATACTGAAGATGCCACACTCCCCACCAATACGATTGGCAAACCAGTTTCTGGCATAAGCATAGAACTGCGGAACAACAACAATCAGCCTGTCAAACAAGGTGACATTGGCGTTTTATGGGTTAAAGGCAATAATGTCATGCTGGGCTATTATAATGCGCCAGAAGCAACTGCTCATGTACTACAAAATAATTGGCTCAACACCGGTGATCTTGCAGTCATGGATACTTGTGGAAGACTTATTATTTGTGGACGAGAAAAAGATCTTATTGTGAACAAAGGCATCAAAATATATCCACAAGAAATCGAAAATATTATTATGAGCCATGCATTAATAACCGCCGTCGGTGTTGTTGGCATGGACTATCACGGCGATCAAATTCCGGTAGCATTTGTTGCCACAAAAGAAAAACTTGCATCTATTTCTGATACGCTCATTGCAGAGCTTGAACAATTATGCAAAAATAATCTCGCTCCGTATAAAGTTCCACGGCGCTTCTTTGTTGAACAGGAACTCCCCATGACGGCAACCGGAAAAATTGATAAAAAAATATTACGAGAAAAACTTTCACACAATACAAAATAA
- a CDS encoding ferredoxin: MKKLWIEPGCITCGTCEYIAPEVFTVTDISHINSDADVTLHEDAIKKAIDACPVNVICYKKTSE; this comes from the coding sequence ATGAAAAAATTATGGATAGAACCGGGATGCATCACCTGCGGAACATGCGAATATATTGCTCCGGAAGTATTTACCGTTACTGATATTTCGCACATTAACAGCGATGCTGATGTGACACTTCATGAAGATGCTATAAAAAAAGCGATAGATGCATGCCCCGTTAATGTGATCTGCTACAAAAAAACTTCTGAATAA
- the tmk gene encoding dTMP kinase: MKKLQRGILITFEGLDGSGKTTVIQQVQAHFGQSLVTQEPGGSSLGQAVRAIVHNPESNLDYTAEYLLFAAARAQHIKEVIRPALAAKKIILCDRMGDSSLAYQGYGRGVDLEHIKKINEWVMAGIQPDLTFYIDIDHADARARIHARGELTSFEQEKYDFFERVLQGYTTIFQHAAHVKKIDGSQSPEAVAANVIRELALYLEEVWS, from the coding sequence ATGAAAAAACTACAACGAGGAATTCTTATTACGTTTGAAGGGCTTGATGGTTCTGGTAAAACTACGGTGATCCAGCAAGTCCAGGCCCATTTTGGACAAAGTCTTGTGACGCAAGAGCCGGGCGGTTCTTCTTTGGGGCAAGCGGTGAGGGCGATTGTGCATAATCCTGAGAGTAACTTGGATTATACCGCAGAGTATCTGTTGTTTGCCGCAGCGCGAGCGCAGCATATTAAAGAAGTTATTCGGCCCGCTCTTGCCGCAAAAAAGATAATATTGTGTGATCGTATGGGTGATTCTTCGCTTGCATATCAGGGGTACGGGCGTGGTGTAGATCTTGAACATATAAAAAAAATTAATGAATGGGTGATGGCTGGCATACAGCCTGATCTTACTTTTTATATAGACATTGATCATGCAGATGCGCGTGCGCGTATACATGCGCGTGGTGAACTGACCTCGTTTGAACAAGAAAAATATGACTTTTTTGAACGTGTTTTGCAGGGGTATACTACTATTTTTCAACATGCAGCCCATGTGAAAAAAATTGATGGAAGCCAGTCGCCTGAGGCGGTAGCTGCGAATGTTATACGTGAATTGGCCTTGTATCTTGAAGAGGTATGGTCTTGA